The Lycium ferocissimum isolate CSIRO_LF1 chromosome 1, AGI_CSIRO_Lferr_CH_V1, whole genome shotgun sequence genome includes a region encoding these proteins:
- the LOC132059356 gene encoding uncharacterized protein LOC132059356 has protein sequence MESLVELERIQTQILERITNLELSRNTSLETSNTSSSVTGNTTEDRLSGILVANGVRDFRFKRVPPDYYDWPLESRRDVLTASSIHHLCKSIVLVNTQAPSNITDCSDRNNSKYYIVVIQYTARFNAETVKNFLYTLNDGKIAKKKFNMRLAPEETSVKLTGYEHNGVTCVGMKTDIPVILDEEITKLNPDFFWLGGGEIDLKLGMRTSEFIKFVKPFIVKCSGA, from the exons ATGGAATCATTAGTAGAGTTAGAGCGAATCCAAACCCAAATCCTGGAACGGATAACAAATCTGGAACTTTCTAGAAATACGTCTCTAGAAACTTCCAATACATCCTCCTCCGTTACCGGGAATACCACCGAAGACAGGCTTTCAGGGATTCTGGTTGCTAATGGAGTTAGAGATTTCAGGTTCAAGCGTGTTCCTCCTGATTATTATGATTGGCCTCTGGAATCCCGTCGTGATGTTCTCACTGCTTCATCTATTCATCATCTCTGCAAAAGCATCGTTCTG GTAAATACTCAAGCCCCGTCTAATATTACTGATTGTAGTGATCGTAACAATTCAAAGTACTACATTGTCGTCATACAG TATACTGCCCGATTCAATGCTGAGACTGTGAAGAATTTTCTGTACACTCTCAATGATGGCAAGATAGCCAAAAAGAAATTCAACA TGAGGCTTGCTCCTGAGGAGACATCAGTAAAGCTGACTGGTTATGAACACAATGGAGTTACGTGTGTTGGCATGAAAACAGATATACCG GTGATTTTGGATGAGGAAATTACAAAGCTCAACCCTGACTTCTTCTGGTTGGGAGGTGGTGAGATTGATCTTAAATTGGGGATGAGGACTTCAGAATTCATCAAGTTTGTCAAACCATTTATCGTCAAATGTAGCGGTGCTTAA